One Primulina tabacum isolate GXHZ01 chromosome 10, ASM2559414v2, whole genome shotgun sequence DNA segment encodes these proteins:
- the LOC142504934 gene encoding uncharacterized protein LOC142504934, whose amino-acid sequence MWQTSWRGMYARFQCLLSPVIFLGVLRKYRDAFSPSIKRKRIRIHDDHWRLGITGSTTETQLAIALPSGQELQTDQVVRGCPIYVQGHQMYAEFIVLKMTDFEVILRMDWLSKYKVTIECGIKMIKFAPVGAEPFTVASVGISLPLRIISCMKSCKLLQKGCQGYLASMLTIDPPVRELKDTYVVCEFSEVFPDVVTGLPPDREIEFVIDIVT is encoded by the exons ATGTGGCAAACTTCATGGCGGGGAATGTATGCAAGGTTCCAATGTTTGTTATCGCCAGTAATTTTCCTGGGAGTTCTGAGAAAGTACAGGGACGCATTTTCTCCATCAATAAAGAGGAAGCGGATAAGGATACATGATGATCACtg GAGACTGGGCATTACAGGAAGTACAACAGAGACACAACTCGCCATAGCTTTACCTTCTGGGCAAGAATTACAGACAGATCAGGTTGTGCGAGGGTGTCCAATATATGTCCAAGGCCATCAGATGTATGCTGAATTTATAGTTTTGAAAATGACCGATTTTGAAGTGATATTgagaatggattggctctcgAAGTACAAAGTTACTATTGAGTGTGGCATAAAGATGATCAAATTTGCACCAGTAGGAGCTGAACCATTCACAGTAGCAAGTGTAGGTATATCCTTACCTCTTCGGATAATCTCTTGTATGAAGTCTTGTAAATTACTACAGAaggggtgtcaaggatatttaGCATCTATGTTAACTATTGATCCACCTGTACGTGAATTAAAAGATACATATGTTGTTTGTGAATTCTCAGAAGTATTTCCTGATGTTGTAACAGGCTTACCCCCAGATAGGGAGATCGAATTTGTGATTGATATTGTGACATGA